A region of Syntrophorhabdaceae bacterium DNA encodes the following proteins:
- the secA gene encoding preprotein translocase subunit SecA: MIGNLLKKIVGTKNERELKRIQPIIETVNGLEEEIKQCTDDELRAKTPYFKERLGRGEDPDSILPEAFAVVRETARRMINMRHFDVQLIGGVVLHEGKIAEMATGEGKTLVATLPVYLNSLTGLGVHVITVNDYLAKRDAEWMGPVYKFLGLSVGVIVHDLDDSTRKTAYGSDVTYGTNNEFGFDYLRDNMRYSLEECVQREFNYAIVDEVDSILIDEARTPLIISGPAEESTDKYYKINRLIYQLKRDKDFMVDEKAKTAYLTEDGVAKIERLINVDNLYDPKYVDFLHHINQALKAHHLFQRDVDYIVKDGQVIIVDEFTGRLMPGRRFSEGLHQGLEAKENVKIERENQTLATVTFQNYFRMYKKLAGMTGTADTEALEFKKIYNLDVLVIPTNRQLIRTNYTDVIYRTEKEKFRAAVSEIEELYKKGKPMLVGTLSIEKSERLSEMLKRKGIPHHILNAKNHEREAEIVAQAGRSKAVTLSTNMAGRGTDILLGGNPEFLALNMSKGQKGTEEYDRALEEAKKICEKDKREVIALGGLHIIGTERHESRRIDNQLRGRSGRQGDPGSSRFYVSLEDEIMRLFGSDKVSPILAKLGMAEDVPIEHPFITKAIENAQTRVEGHNFEIRKYLLEYDNVMNKQRETIYGMRREVMKGGDLKDRILDMIEEICENLVYEYAPEKVYPEEWDLVSLKNRIFETFFFHIDFGSIDLKDSTREGLLDMVIEKVLEVYENKTKEFGEDELRAVEYFITLNSLDTHWKEHLLGLDHLKEGIGLRGYGQKDPLREYQRESFELFLDMLERVKYDTVRKVFAIQPAREAPTQAEPAMFFNKNASPSLEGKDRKDRKIGRNDPCPCGSGKKYKKCCGR; this comes from the coding sequence ATGATCGGTAATCTCCTTAAAAAGATAGTCGGTACAAAAAATGAGAGGGAACTGAAGAGGATTCAGCCTATCATCGAAACGGTGAACGGCCTCGAAGAAGAGATCAAACAATGCACCGACGACGAACTGAGGGCAAAAACCCCCTACTTTAAAGAAAGACTCGGGCGGGGAGAAGATCCCGATTCCATTTTGCCTGAGGCATTTGCTGTTGTCCGTGAAACGGCAAGACGCATGATCAATATGCGCCATTTTGATGTCCAGCTCATCGGCGGTGTCGTTCTCCACGAAGGGAAGATCGCCGAGATGGCGACAGGTGAAGGTAAGACGCTCGTTGCAACCCTTCCTGTATACCTTAATTCACTGACAGGGCTCGGCGTCCACGTCATTACTGTCAATGATTACCTCGCCAAAAGGGATGCCGAATGGATGGGTCCTGTTTACAAATTCCTCGGCCTCTCCGTGGGTGTCATAGTCCACGACCTGGACGACAGCACGAGGAAAACGGCCTATGGAAGCGATGTAACATACGGCACCAACAATGAGTTCGGGTTTGATTACCTGAGAGATAACATGCGCTATTCCCTTGAGGAATGTGTTCAGCGCGAATTCAACTACGCCATCGTTGACGAGGTTGACAGCATCCTCATTGACGAGGCGCGTACACCACTCATCATCTCCGGTCCTGCCGAGGAATCGACAGATAAATATTACAAGATAAACAGGCTCATCTACCAGCTCAAGAGAGACAAAGATTTTATGGTCGACGAGAAGGCAAAGACGGCCTATCTCACTGAAGACGGCGTTGCGAAGATAGAAAGGCTCATCAATGTAGACAACCTCTACGATCCGAAATATGTGGATTTCCTCCACCACATAAACCAGGCCCTTAAGGCACACCACCTCTTCCAGCGAGACGTGGACTACATCGTGAAGGACGGGCAGGTCATCATTGTCGACGAATTCACCGGCAGGCTCATGCCCGGGAGGCGTTTCAGTGAAGGGCTTCACCAGGGACTGGAGGCAAAAGAGAATGTCAAGATCGAACGGGAGAACCAGACGCTCGCGACGGTTACCTTCCAGAACTATTTCAGGATGTATAAAAAACTCGCCGGCATGACCGGCACTGCCGATACTGAGGCCCTGGAGTTTAAAAAGATCTATAACCTCGATGTACTGGTAATACCTACCAACAGACAGCTTATCCGGACAAACTACACCGATGTCATATACAGGACGGAAAAAGAAAAATTCAGGGCTGCCGTGAGTGAGATCGAGGAACTCTACAAAAAAGGTAAACCAATGCTCGTCGGCACTCTCTCCATTGAAAAGTCAGAGAGATTATCGGAGATGCTGAAAAGGAAAGGCATCCCCCACCATATACTCAACGCAAAGAACCACGAACGGGAAGCGGAGATCGTTGCGCAGGCAGGAAGGTCGAAGGCTGTGACCCTGTCCACCAATATGGCTGGAAGGGGAACAGACATACTCCTCGGTGGAAACCCTGAATTCCTTGCCCTGAACATGAGCAAGGGGCAAAAAGGAACGGAAGAATATGACAGGGCGCTGGAAGAGGCAAAGAAGATCTGTGAGAAGGACAAACGGGAAGTCATCGCTCTCGGGGGACTGCACATAATCGGCACTGAGAGACACGAGTCACGGAGGATCGATAACCAGTTGCGGGGGCGCTCAGGCAGGCAGGGCGATCCCGGATCCTCAAGGTTCTATGTGTCCCTCGAAGACGAGATAATGAGGCTTTTCGGCTCCGACAAGGTATCGCCTATCCTTGCGAAACTCGGCATGGCAGAGGACGTCCCCATAGAACATCCATTTATTACAAAGGCCATCGAGAACGCCCAGACACGGGTCGAAGGCCACAACTTCGAGATCCGTAAATATCTCCTCGAATATGACAACGTGATGAACAAGCAAAGGGAGACAATCTACGGCATGAGACGGGAGGTCATGAAGGGCGGCGACCTGAAGGACCGTATCCTCGACATGATCGAAGAGATATGCGAAAACCTCGTATATGAATACGCACCCGAAAAGGTCTATCCCGAAGAATGGGACCTCGTGTCATTAAAGAACAGGATCTTTGAGACCTTCTTCTTCCACATAGACTTTGGTTCTATAGACCTGAAAGACAGCACAAGAGAAGGTCTTCTTGACATGGTGATCGAAAAGGTCCTCGAAGTGTACGAAAACAAGACAAAAGAATTCGGTGAAGATGAACTCCGGGCAGTAGAATATTTCATCACATTGAATTCACTCGATACACACTGGAAAGAACACCTTCTCGGTCTTGATCATCTGAAAGAAGGCATCGGCCTTCGGGGCTACGGTCAGAAAGACCCTCTCAGGGAATACCAGAGGGAAAGCTTCGAACTGTTCCTCGATATGCTCGAAAGGGTCAAATACGATACGGTCCGGAAAGTATTTGCCATACAGCCCGCGAGAGAAGCTCCCACACAGGCGGAGCCTGCGATGTTCTTCAACAAGAATGCTTCACCTTCCCTTGAAGGAAAGGACAGGAAAGACAGGAAGATCGGGAGAAATGATCCCTGTCCGTGCGGCAGCGGGAAAAAGTATAAGAAATGCTGCGGAAGATAA
- a CDS encoding HAD family hydrolase, producing the protein MISVSVPGWGELEIEYLVLDYNGTCAFNGKLKEGVKEMLEKISRYIKIFIITSDTYDNVDREINVMGFNVLKVKKEESGTEKAKIVRELGPEKVVAIGNGANDAIMLREASLGIGVIGEEGCATSLIKEADFVVPDIIDALSIILHPERIVATLRE; encoded by the coding sequence ATGATAAGTGTTTCCGTTCCCGGATGGGGTGAACTTGAGATCGAATATCTTGTGCTTGATTATAATGGAACATGCGCATTTAACGGGAAGCTTAAAGAAGGCGTAAAAGAGATGCTGGAAAAGATATCCAGATATATAAAGATCTTCATTATCACTTCAGATACATATGATAATGTTGACCGCGAAATAAATGTTATGGGTTTCAACGTATTAAAAGTAAAAAAAGAAGAGAGCGGCACTGAGAAGGCAAAGATAGTGAGAGAGCTTGGTCCTGAAAAGGTTGTAGCAATAGGGAACGGCGCAAACGATGCCATAATGCTCAGAGAAGCATCACTTGGGATTGGGGTGATCGGCGAAGAAGGATGCGCCACTTCGCTCATCAAAGAAGCTGATTTTGTTGTCCCGGATATTATTGACGCCTTAAGCATCATCCTCCATCCGGAGAGAATTGTTGCAACGTTGAGAGAATAA
- the argJ gene encoding bifunctional glutamate N-acetyltransferase/amino-acid acetyltransferase ArgJ gives MISGIEFAGISSGIKPSGLDLGLVFFREGMNVFTLYTRNKVKAAHILYNKKMGARPIRALLVNSGCANACTGKEGTDDLSAVAGQLAPLLKIRPAELLFASTGVIGKRLPADTIIRSLPLLAQNLKDTHIDVFSRAIMTTDTYPKVIKETFRGKKEYSVIGVAKGSGMINPLFATMLAFVFTDYPVPPAALKRSFVHSVKESFERITVDGECSTNDTVMLFTKRGPEDPRGIAGFKEALLSVMQNLSMMIVKDGEGATRVAHIIVNGAKKKEIAEKIARRIAISPLTKTAFFGCDPNWGRIIAAAGDADVPVAPSKIDIILQGEQIVKNGVEVPFDEQTLKKMMNKKDISVIVNLNDGKASFDIYTTDLTYDYIKINASYRT, from the coding sequence ATGATCAGCGGGATTGAGTTTGCGGGTATATCATCGGGCATCAAACCATCAGGGCTTGATCTGGGGCTTGTCTTTTTCAGGGAAGGGATGAATGTCTTTACGCTCTATACGAGAAACAAGGTCAAGGCAGCCCACATCCTTTACAATAAAAAGATGGGTGCAAGGCCGATACGGGCCCTTCTCGTCAACAGCGGTTGCGCAAACGCCTGCACGGGGAAGGAAGGCACAGATGACCTGAGCGCCGTTGCCGGACAACTTGCACCCTTACTCAAGATCAGACCCGCCGAACTTCTCTTTGCGTCAACAGGCGTTATAGGGAAAAGACTCCCTGCCGATACCATTATCCGTTCGCTCCCGTTACTTGCGCAAAATCTGAAAGATACACACATCGATGTCTTCTCGCGTGCTATCATGACAACCGATACCTATCCGAAGGTCATCAAAGAAACGTTCAGGGGGAAAAAAGAATACAGCGTCATAGGTGTAGCAAAGGGCTCAGGTATGATAAACCCCCTTTTCGCGACGATGCTCGCCTTTGTTTTTACCGATTACCCTGTCCCGCCTGCCGCACTGAAGCGGTCATTCGTCCATTCTGTGAAGGAAAGCTTTGAGCGGATAACTGTCGATGGCGAATGCAGTACAAACGATACGGTGATGCTCTTTACGAAAAGAGGTCCTGAAGATCCACGGGGGATTGCCGGGTTCAAAGAGGCGCTGCTGTCGGTAATGCAGAATCTTTCAATGATGATAGTGAAAGACGGGGAAGGGGCAACACGGGTAGCCCACATAATTGTCAACGGCGCGAAGAAAAAAGAGATAGCCGAAAAGATAGCGCGGAGGATAGCCATATCGCCGTTGACAAAGACAGCGTTCTTCGGATGTGATCCGAACTGGGGAAGGATCATCGCGGCGGCAGGCGATGCGGATGTGCCTGTTGCGCCGTCAAAGATAGATATCATCCTCCAGGGGGAACAGATAGTAAAGAACGGCGTGGAAGTCCCCTTTGACGAACAGACATTAAAAAAGATGATGAACAAAAAGGATATCAGCGTCATCGTAAATCTCAACGACGGCAAGGCGTCCTTCGACATCTACACCACAGACCTCACCTATGACTACATAAAGATCAACGCATCATACAGAACGTAG
- a CDS encoding HAD hydrolase-like protein — MEKKIKKWQIDCVIYDCDGVLFDSLEANGRLYRQIALSMGREPLKEHELQYCHTHTVYDSLRYMSRGSEALEKRAVELLKKEINFKDFIVYLKMEPHLLETLARLKERGIKRAINTNRTTSMPYVMEQYGLSPYFEMVVTALDVTTPKPHPEGVEKIIQAFNLDRHNIVYVGDSEVDRETALASGVHFIAYKGSGLEADAVIDDHLALLDFLSNGQQRPRE; from the coding sequence ATGGAAAAAAAGATCAAGAAATGGCAGATCGATTGCGTTATCTACGATTGCGATGGTGTTCTGTTCGATTCGCTTGAAGCGAACGGAAGGCTATACCGCCAAATTGCCCTGTCGATGGGGCGGGAACCACTGAAAGAGCATGAACTGCAATACTGTCATACCCATACGGTCTATGACTCGCTCCGCTATATGTCCCGGGGGAGTGAAGCGCTTGAAAAAAGGGCAGTGGAGTTGTTAAAGAAAGAGATAAATTTCAAGGATTTTATTGTCTACCTCAAGATGGAGCCCCACCTCCTTGAAACCCTTGCAAGATTAAAGGAGAGGGGGATAAAACGGGCGATCAACACGAACAGAACGACCTCCATGCCCTATGTCATGGAGCAATACGGGCTGTCGCCATACTTCGAGATGGTTGTAACGGCCCTTGATGTGACAACCCCCAAACCGCATCCGGAAGGCGTGGAAAAGATCATACAGGCGTTCAACCTGGACAGGCATAATATAGTTTATGTAGGAGATTCCGAGGTCGACAGAGAGACAGCACTTGCGTCGGGAGTGCATTTTATCGCCTATAAAGGCAGCGGATTAGAAGCAGATGCCGTTATCGATGACCACCTTGCTCTGCTTGATTTTCTCTCGAATGGGCAACAGCGTCCTCGAGAATAA
- the ilvC gene encoding ketol-acid reductoisomerase, with translation MAKMYYDRDADLGVLKGKKVAIIGYGSQGHAQAQNLRDSGVNVIVAELEGTPNYKLAVSHKFKPVSAAKAAKEADIIQILAQDNVQAQLYKTEIKDNLKKGNTLVFSHGFNIHYNQIVPPPDIDVIMIAPKGPGHLVRREYERGAGVPSLIAVYQDYTKKAKKTALAYAKGIGATRAGVIETSFKEETETDLFGEQAVLCGGATELVKAGFDTLVEAGYQPEIAYFECLHELKLIVDLMYEGGMSYMRYSISDTAEYGDMTRGRRVVSEETREEMRAILDEIVSGEFAREWILENMAGRPVYNALKKIEGEHLVEKVGKELRSMMGWIGRKD, from the coding sequence ATGGCTAAGATGTATTATGACCGTGATGCAGATCTGGGTGTATTGAAAGGGAAAAAGGTCGCTATCATCGGGTATGGAAGTCAGGGACACGCACAGGCACAGAACCTGCGCGACAGCGGTGTCAATGTTATCGTTGCCGAGCTGGAAGGAACACCGAATTACAAGCTCGCAGTGAGCCATAAATTCAAACCTGTAAGTGCAGCGAAGGCAGCGAAAGAAGCGGACATTATCCAGATCCTTGCGCAGGACAACGTTCAGGCCCAGTTATATAAAACCGAGATCAAGGATAACCTGAAAAAGGGCAACACGCTCGTCTTTTCTCATGGCTTCAATATCCACTATAACCAGATAGTCCCGCCCCCGGATATTGACGTCATCATGATAGCCCCCAAGGGCCCGGGTCACCTCGTCCGGAGGGAATACGAACGGGGCGCCGGCGTACCCTCACTGATCGCCGTCTACCAGGACTATACAAAAAAAGCGAAGAAAACAGCACTTGCCTACGCAAAAGGCATCGGCGCCACCAGGGCCGGCGTTATTGAAACGAGCTTCAAGGAAGAAACGGAGACAGACCTCTTCGGGGAGCAGGCAGTACTGTGCGGCGGCGCTACAGAGCTCGTCAAGGCAGGATTTGACACCCTCGTTGAGGCCGGCTACCAGCCCGAGATCGCCTACTTTGAATGTCTCCATGAGCTGAAGCTGATCGTAGACCTCATGTACGAGGGCGGCATGTCATACATGCGGTATTCGATAAGCGACACCGCCGAATACGGCGATATGACGCGGGGACGCAGGGTCGTCTCCGAAGAGACCAGGGAAGAGATGAGGGCCATACTTGATGAGATCGTAAGCGGCGAGTTTGCGAGGGAATGGATCCTCGAGAACATGGCGGGCAGACCTGTCTATAATGCCTTAAAGAAGATAGAAGGCGAACACCTTGTTGAAAAGGTTGGGAAGGAACTTCGTTCAATGATGGGGTGGATCGGGAGAAAAGATTGA
- the pssA gene encoding CDP-diacylglycerol--serine O-phosphatidyltransferase: MKRRKGKGIYILPNLLTSISLFAGFYSIVATIDRKFTYAAIAIFISCVFDMLDGRVARMTKSSSRFGVEYDSLSDLVAFGVAPGLLVYIWALKSYGRFGWLAAFLFVACGALRLARFNVQVDTVQKKHFLGLPIPAAAATIAGSVLFYSWLGYMSGFKTVLMPILIYILAFLMVSEVRYYSFKEMGFFKGKPFRSTVTAIMVLVIVFIEPQLTLFAATFAYVLSGPVYTLAKRKKIILEDAVAHSRENQAEQGGHR, translated from the coding sequence ATGAAACGGAGAAAAGGCAAAGGCATCTATATACTGCCGAATCTTCTTACCTCAATAAGCCTCTTTGCGGGTTTTTATTCTATCGTTGCAACAATTGACAGGAAATTTACCTATGCCGCCATAGCGATCTTCATCTCCTGCGTCTTCGATATGCTTGACGGCAGAGTTGCGCGTATGACGAAATCAAGCAGCAGATTCGGCGTTGAGTATGATTCGCTCTCTGACCTTGTTGCATTCGGGGTAGCCCCCGGGCTTCTTGTGTATATATGGGCATTGAAAAGCTACGGAAGGTTCGGATGGCTCGCGGCATTCCTGTTTGTCGCCTGCGGTGCCTTGAGGCTTGCGCGGTTCAACGTGCAGGTTGACACTGTTCAGAAAAAACATTTTCTCGGTCTGCCCATACCCGCAGCGGCGGCAACCATAGCAGGCAGCGTGCTCTTTTACTCCTGGCTTGGATACATGAGCGGGTTCAAGACAGTTCTTATGCCTATCCTTATATATATCCTCGCATTTCTAATGGTCAGCGAGGTCCGCTATTACAGTTTCAAGGAGATGGGTTTTTTCAAGGGCAAGCCCTTCCGTTCAACCGTAACTGCTATCATGGTCCTTGTAATCGTGTTCATTGAGCCGCAGTTGACCCTCTTCGCGGCAACCTTTGCCTATGTCCTCTCAGGACCTGTATATACTCTTGCGAAGAGAAAAAAGATTATTCTCGAGGACGCTGTTGCCCATTCGAGAGAAAATCAAGCAGAGCAAGGTGGTCATCGATAA
- a CDS encoding phosphatidylserine decarboxylase family protein: MRESPIAREGVKLILPSLVLSILLLIVHAYIIFSIVFLFFIFCLFFFRNPRRFSAELDNVLLSPADGKVMGIEEIMEKEFINDTMRRVSIFMSPADVHVNRAPCEGRIAKMLHRPGEFALAFRKDIDKDNERNYILIEHHNERFLLVQIAGFLARRIIAYVKEGDHVNRGDTVGMIAFGSRVDIYFPNHYETVVELHQKVKAGITPLAQKKGEI; this comes from the coding sequence TTGAGAGAAAGTCCAATTGCAAGGGAAGGGGTGAAGCTTATTCTCCCCTCCCTTGTCCTCTCTATCCTCCTCCTTATCGTCCACGCGTATATCATATTCTCCATAGTATTCCTCTTTTTCATCTTCTGTCTCTTCTTTTTCCGGAATCCAAGGCGTTTTTCCGCCGAATTGGACAATGTACTTCTCTCGCCTGCAGACGGCAAGGTAATGGGCATTGAAGAGATAATGGAAAAGGAATTCATCAACGATACAATGCGGAGGGTAAGCATCTTTATGTCCCCTGCCGATGTCCATGTAAACAGGGCCCCCTGCGAAGGCCGGATCGCAAAAATGCTCCACAGACCCGGCGAATTTGCCCTCGCGTTCAGAAAGGATATCGATAAAGACAATGAACGGAATTATATCCTCATAGAACATCATAACGAGAGGTTTCTGCTTGTACAGATCGCGGGCTTCCTCGCGCGGAGGATCATTGCCTACGTTAAAGAAGGCGACCATGTCAACAGGGGGGATACGGTAGGGATGATAGCCTTTGGCTCGCGGGTTGATATTTATTTTCCAAATCACTATGAAACTGTGGTAGAATTACACCAGAAGGTAAAAGCTGGAATAACACCTTTGGCACAAAAAAAGGGGGAAATATGA